The genome window CTTTGTACCAATGCTGCAACAACAAATAAATGAATGTtaggcctatatatatatatactagcaaGTACTCCTTGTAAGTTATATGTAtgcatacataaaaaaaaacgaTTGAAGATCATGAAAACATgcattttaacaaaaatgaaaagattaaaaacaataaaaatttaatggatCGTCCTTTCACGAATATACCTGGCGCTCATCATTTTTATCAATAGGTGCAAGAATAGCCACACCATCACCGACGGCCAGATTATAGTTGGGAGAAGCCCTGCAATACACTCTATAAGTAGGTTGGTTTGTTGCAGCCATGTTTGCAGCCATTGTTAACTGTACGTATAAGCTTGGGATGAGATAAGAATGGGATGGGTTTCTAGGGAGGCCTGCATGCCTTCTTATATAGGCTAAACGAAACAGCAATTAATTTACTACCGACATGAAATTTAGTTAATTAATGACTCTACCTATAATGAGTCTTATTATAATATAATGACCAATTTGGACTCGGATCCCCTCAAATAGCTTCCCTCAAGGGTCTCAAATACTCCCGGAAAATGATATCTGTACATAggttttttgtacataattgtacaTAGCCTATGTGGCATGACAAATCATTATGCCACATAGGagcattttaaataaaatatatatttctctttcctggttcttttgtaatttctttctctctcttatatgcattcactttcttgtttccttttgttatttcttttcttctttctctctccaccattttctctcttattttgCAGCTCCAAGCCGCAGGTTTCCATGGCCAATGGCCAAACTCCTCCATCCGACCACCATACCAACTGCCGCCACTCCCAAAAGAAGCATCATGTCCCCAGTAACAAAGCCCATCCATCATTAGCAATGGACAACTGTGGGAATCGCTCGATAATCCCCCACAATGTCATGACCACCGCCGCCTAAATGAGCTAGATCCGGCCAACTCCAATGACTTTTTGGCCAACCGTTGGTGCCTTTTGATTGACTGAACCAAGGGCAACATTTTGCAACCATTTTCGACCATAACAACCGCTGAAAGTGCCCGAGCCAGTTCTAGACCCAAACGGGTATTTTTGACTCAGCTTGGTTCTcgctaaatttttatttttcgacAATCATGAGAGTAGATTCTAAGAGAAAGAGACCAACTACTCTCATCTTTGTGTTTCTACAACCTTAGAGGATACGAGATTGGAATGTATTGTTTGAGCTCGACTTTGTAAAGCTCATATTTTTGGGTCCTTGGTTCCTGCAACAACAATAGCCAAATttattaaacaatgtaataagatactcgaacaatataataagaggTTGAAACAACGTAATAAGATGTtcgaacaatgtaataacattttaaacaacgtaCTGTTTGAGCTCTGCTTTGTAAAGTTCATACTTCAGCGTATTTGGTTCTTGCGAAAACAACGGCCGAATttattaaacaatgtaataagaggttgaaataatgtaataagaggttgaaacaatgtaattaaaggatagaacaatgtaataaattttaaacaacGTACTGTTTGAGCTCGGTTTTGTAAAACTCATACTTTTGGCCTTGGTTCATGCAAAAACAATGGTCGAATTTAATAAACAACTTAATAAGAAGCTGaaaaaatgtaataagaggCTGAAACCATGcgataaattttaaacaatgtaataagaagctgaaataatgtaataaaagcGATAAAACAATGTGACTAGAGACAGACGCAATGTAGTAAAATGTTTAAACAATGCAATAAGagttttaaacaatgtaatagtgTGTTATGGGTGAAATGAGGaagttttattaattttaattttgtttaaagaGGGAGAGCGGATTCCGACTTGTCTCACTAACATGAGCTCGATTCCGATGAGTTAAGCTTCCCACGGACAATTTGGACGTTCCTATAAAAACAATGTGATATAAGTATGGTTCAAtgagaaaataatgtaataaaaaaatcaaacaatgtaataaaatgtTTGAAAAATGTAGTAAGAaactgaaataatgtaataaatgttCGTGATTTAATTGTTCCagatcttattacattgttcacGAGAAAAGTGTAATTAAGAACGATCAAGCGAAACATATCGACAATAGATCTTGTTGAAAAGAGTTTTACATGCtgattatgaatatgtaatttttatggaaatcgaacatgtattttgagagatacaACGTTTTGAAATTCggttaaataaagaaaaagtaaagCAAGTGAGAGAAAAATACATATccatttttagttttaattttttttgaaatttgaatttgctTTGTCATCAacacatgtggcatgccacatgtgcTAGGTACCATTATGTACATAGATTCTATGTACAGCTAGCGGGACCGAATACTCCCATATGCAATATTTAGTAGAGAATGACTATTTATTTTCAACAATACTAGGGATCACAGTAATAATCATTCCAACAGTGTGTGTCATGCATTCATTGGGTGTGATGACATCATAAGAAGGGCCTTATTGAAAACCACATCCAATGAATGCATGTCACACACTGATGTGATGTTTCTGGGATGATTATCACTaggatctttattatttttaactTATTTTTGTATGTGCATCCCCATATATGCCTTTATCTCTAATGAAATCAACAACttgatatttaaaaattaaagaaaataatcaaCCATGGGAACATATATTTTATGACCACTTAACCAGTacctgctcttttttttttttactcccaTATGAAGTCAAGTCATACACACTTGAATTAGCATTAGTCATTAGATCTAGCAATATTAGAAATGAGGAATTTTATGGTTCATTTTATATAGACACAATTATGCATATAGTTCGGATTGTAATAAATTGCATGTGTTGACTGACAATATAACGTGCTGCATTAACTCCATGCACTCTTGAGTCTTAATTGGGGAAAACAAAATGTGCATGTCAACGTATTTTATTGTACGTATTAATTGATACTACGTACGAGCATTAACTAtccataaatacatatatatatatatatataatatttgttggaCACTTATTATATGGGTAAATGTTACTTTTTACCACTGAAAGATAGTTAATGTTACAATGCACTCCCTCATGTTACAAATTAATCACtcattttacaactttgttcacGGTTAAATTTGATGATGGGGAGCATGGGGAAGAGGGAAATAATGTTACTAATAACGGTGGGGAGGATGAAGATGACAATTTTAGTATAGTTACAAATTATGATGATCCATAATTTAGGATGGTCTATGAATCTAATGAATTAGACAATTTAACCTCTTTTAATAATGAAAATGGAGGTAGGACGCATAAGAAagtcaattcaaaatttaatccCAACTATGACATAAAAATTTCCAATTGTGAATTAGTTATGGAGTTAACTTGTATGAAATAGTTTAAGAAGAGGGGTGAATTGTATTTTTCACAAACATTAACTACTCAATAAAATCCTAATTGTGAAACGACTCAGTAAAATGAGTGACTTTATTTATTACGTTTGGAATGTAAGATACTGAGTTGTAACAAGACCTATCTATTACTaaccaaaattaaaatttactcTTTATTGTAGTGACCATACATCATTGCATGCTCATGGCGTAGGGTGCAAATTGTGTAAGGTTTTAAATGCTCTCCTGGTCCTATTGTTAAACATTACTAGAGAGGTAAAGTGGGCCGCTGCGTCGAGAATTCTGGCCTGGCCCGCAAAAGACAGCGAGTCATGCCAGGCCCAGGTAGTCGCAGGCCGGTCCACCAAAGGATAAAACAGCTAGTGTTTGCTTTTTCACCAACTTTGTCAACGAAATGACCAAAATGGCCCCTTAATATCTATAAAATGACTACGTTGGTCTTTGAAGGCTATTTTTATACTTTTGGCAAAAAAAATAAGACATCACTAAAAAACCAGAATACCATTCCCAATGGCGAAGACGCTAGTTTAAGGATATATCAGTCAACAGAAAATGAccaaaataccctaccaacaaGGTTGGGCTAAATCGGCTGAAGTATTTTAAACATAGGTGAAAGCTGTATTGCTTATTTGTCATGCAAAGAACCATAGTCGCTCGAAAGTAACGACACTAGTAAACTCCATTAACAATGGAGTACTCCCATAAACGTAACAAGCACAGTGGGTGATGATGCAACATTATCAAAGCAAATAATACCCTCTTCATTAGCTAACCCTACAAAATATGATGCCTGACACAACCATAACAAGACTATCTTTCCCGTAAAATCTAGAAAATCAACCATACAACAAAATTCAAAAGAGCAGTTATCAGACGCCCCTTCTTCATGCCGATTTTGTTTTGCCCGGCTTCTTCTTGAGTTGTCTCCTTGGAGTCGAGTTCTTCATGCCTATGAAAAAGAGCAATGCTCCCAACAGCGCCAATTCCTGCATCGAGGAATAAAAATTTCATAGATCATTCTTAATCTCGATTCTTGACCAAAACCTCCCAAACCAGATACTATTATCAGAAGATTAGAAGAAAAAGGTGTTGAATATGGAAGAAAGTGAACACTAACAGCTCCCATGGCAGCATAAATGCTAATTGCTAACCTGAGTGAACTTGGTAAAAAGTTGATGAAATTCTTTGTTGTCAGCATCATAGTTGTAGAAATCATACAAAATGGGAGTCAGGACTGCCTGATGCAGAAGCTGCACAAGAAGATGGCAACACTTTTATTACGTTGATTTTGTCGATCAATTTAGCTCAAAACAAGATATAGAAAGGAATACATACCAAAAGACAACCTCCAAGAGAGCTGCCAAATATGAAGAGGAGGCCTCCTATGCTCTTCAATGCGATAGCAGTAGCAGCTATAACCTTCATCTGTAAAACTCATAAGCGGACAATAAATTTGAATATGATATGGCAATGTACTTAACAAAGATTCATCCCAATTGTCAAGTTCAAAGAAATGTGAGTCACATATGTACTCACTTCAATTTGCGGTAATTCCATCCCAGTATGAGATCTCACATGATTCGAGAAAACATTGAATTTGGGTCTTAATGCCTTTGCTGCTGGCCCACCATCAATACCAAATTCATTAAATCTATAGATAAGAACAACCAATCAGCGCTCAAGATCTCAATAATACAGTAGAGTAGTTGCACTATTGAAGGACTACAATTGCAAGGATGAATGATTCACAAAATAGGAAACTAATGTCGATACATATAAAGAACTCAACACACTGAGTATAAGTCTATAAATTATGTGAGCATAAGTGATTGACATACAGATCTCAAACCACACTTTCTTTCCAAAATGACCAAAGCCCCAACCAACATGCCACCATCCGTCGAAACCACCAATTTAGTTGTAAGGAACTAGGGAGTATGAACAGTTATTTAATGAAAGTTGTGCAACAGCGAAGCATACTAGCTACACTCAAGTTCAATAGCCAAAAAAAACTCTGGCAAAGAGGATTTGATGATATATCTCTCTTGTTGTCCATTTGTAtagagaaaacaagaaagataACTAGATAATGCACATTAAAAGACAACTGGTAACATTCTCATGGTAGTGAAATCATAAAATCGAATCGGAATCGAATAAGGGTGTAAAATCGGAATCGtcaaatcgtaagattttacatacTATATAAAAACAAGCATAATTTTCAATATCAAGACATGTCATAATAATAACATAATGCAATAACAATTAGATAATGTCATACATGTTCAAAgttctaacgaaacattttttATCTCTTCTTTCCTCGTGTGGCCACACATCCAACGAaacattcacatttttgttaCATGCATTTTCTGGATCTACTTAATTTAAATCCTTTAATCTCTAAAGCTTATATCCACATCTCAAGCTTTGAGTTCACTCCcaatattgtctcatccacTAGAATGATATCATTTACAAATAATATGGACCAAGAcataagaaaatgaaacaatCTATAAAAAAGAACATCACTGTAaaactaaaaaagagaaaatagcAAATGAATATAAGCGTAAATATTAAGGCATAAGAATAAAtcgaaagaaaaaaaggtttccCATCAACAAGTAAGGTTtcgcttataaaaaaaaattgttagatTCCAAAGGCAGCTAAATAAAAACAGCTAACGAGCAAGAGTCAATAAACTCATTAGATCTGAAGCTGCGGTTATAAAGCCTTGAGTGAGAGCCAGCTCTCGGAGAGAAAAATAATCAACCCTGCGATCAATTCGGTCGCTGGAAAACCAGAGAAACAAACAACTAAAGTAATTTTGGATGATTTCGACAATAAGCAAACACCAAAGATTCAAAAAGCATCACCGTTTTTCCTTAACTTTTCTAGGCATACAAACACACAACCTCACTTAAACTGGACACGAAAATAACAACGATAACAGGCattttataaaagaaaagggaaggcGCGGATCTAGGGGACTTACTCTTGCCAAGCAGAGAGAATGAAGACCGAAGCGAAAAGAAGTCTCCCAGCAAACGACAGAAAAGCCATAGATGTTCCACCGAGAATCTCTGAATCTGCCGAAGCGAGTGTAGAAATCGAGACAATCAGAGAAATAGATGCAGCAAATCAAGCGGACGGCGCTTCCAGAGGGAAAATTTTGGGCCGGTGCCGCTCCATGCTCAAGGCAGTCGCATTAAGTTTCACACGTCGGTCAGCCAATCAGATTGGTTCTTTTAGAACAAAAGTGATGACCTGGTTAATGAAGCATAAAAACTGATGACGTGGCATAAGAAATTAGCCAGTCGTTAGCAGATGCCTAGTTGATGGGCCGGGTCATTATCCACTGAAATTGAAGGCCTGGGCTTCAGAGAGAATTGATATCGTGATGTCCACTTTgggtattaattaattattaaccCATAAATTAATCCACGAAACTTTCCATTAAAATCCGCTTGCCAGCGATGTCCAGCTGTCAAGCCATGATTAGCTCCgatttttttaccctacttttcGCGGGAAAAACTCAAAATTGAGTATAGGGAAAAGATAAGCCGCCAAGTCTTACTACAGTAAATTTGCTCTCGCGCCAAAATTGCTCCCTAATAAAAGCCATTGCCCACACGAAAACCTCCATTTTCTTCCATCATCTGCTCTCAATACTCTTCTTCCCGGCCGTGTATTGAGATCTCCTCTAACATGGAGGTCATggttaaagaagaagaaaccatCCAACTGATCACGGCTGTACTCGGATCTGTTCCCGAATCAGGTGTTTGCGGTGACATTCTTCAATCTAGCAACAACTCGGAGGCAAAACACGTCATCGACGATCGTGGCATTCCGAGCATCACGAAAACGGTCACCGGTACCGGGGTTCGGATATCAGCCTTCGTCAACAATGAAATCGAAGAACCGGAGTCGCTCCATGGGCTCAAGCTGGAGATCGCAGTAAAGGAAGAGCCGGATTTGGGGTTCGAGAGTATTGTCTCAGTGAAGGAACATGTAGGTTTGCAGTCGGCGGAACAGTTAGTGCCCGATACAGAGGACTCAATGGCTGTAGATGAGGTTCCCCCTTTATCGATTGTAACGGTGAAGGAAGAACCCGGTTTGGATTCTGAAAGTAAGGTGTTCGAGACGAGAGAAGTTGTTATGGAGCCTGAACAATTGGTGACCAAAACGGAGGAATCTTATGGGCCCGTGGAGGTTCTTTCAATATCGATTGTGACGGTAAAGGAAGAACCCGGTTTGGGTTCTGAAAGTAAGGTATCCGAGACGACAGAAGTTGTTATGGAGACTGAGAAACAATTGGCGACCAAAACGGAGGAATCTTCTAGGCCGGAAGAGGTTCTTCCATTATCGATTGTGACAGTAAAGGAAGAACATTATTTGGGGTCCGAGATGGTCTCTGTTAAGGAAGAAATAGATATTGAGTCTCTGAAACAAATATTACCATTATCGGTTGTTGAAGCTATGCCGGAGGAGGAATGTCTCAAAACGGAAAACAAGCAACATGAGAAGCCAAAAGAAACAGAGCCTGAAATGACGAAGAAGCAGCCTGATGGTAGCAATAAGCCACTGTTACCTCAAAAGAGTATCAAGGATATGACATTTGAAGAGTATTGTATGTTCATAGAAAACAGAGATAAGGGGCAAAAGGTGAATGCCAAAGGGAAAGGAGTACCTCAGTTGGGGCTTCAGAGGAAGTCAAGCACATGGAACATACGTGATTGCTGGTTGAGGGATCAATCCCTGGAGGATGGGGATTTCCAACTGGAGGATGACTGGCATCTTGTGGGGCGTACTATAGTTACCGGCATCTGCACCACAAAGGGCTGGAAACTGGTAGACAATGAGATTGTACACTTTGCTTTCCCTTCTGCTCATTCGCATTATAATGCGCAGTGGATTGTTCGTTTCTCTACCAAAAGATTCGGAGAGGTTATATTCATCTTTAATCTCTTTAGATAAATTTATGTCTTTTCACTAATTCTTTTGTAGTacttatgcttttattttaaaGAGCAAAGAGTAGTATGGTTATCCTATGTTTTCTTTTTAGATTGGGAGACTGCCAATGGAATGGGGTAAATGTCTTGTTCCGcttgtttcttcttcaaagGTGAAGGTTCTTGGTAGATGTATATTTGCTCCTTCAACCCTTCATATGATGCAGGAAATCATGCTATATGTAAGGTAGGAGTAGTCATTAGCTGGTTGGTTCCGTACTTGccttttgtttgtttctatACATGGTTTTAGGCAAGCTGAAGTCAGATTTGTGTGCGTTCAATTGGGTTTATTGGGCTTTTATTGTGGCAGCTTCTTTATACACCAGTCAATATTCACTGAAGGTGATACGTCTACATGGAGATTGGATTCCCCCTCAAAAATTGACTCCACGATCCATCCTCTCCTCACCCtattcaaatttttaaaattaaaaccatGTCAGAAGGTGTTTGTATCTCCCCTGTGGTCATTTTGTGGTTCAGCTTTCTATCAGACGTGATATTAATGTTGTTCTTGTGTTTCGCTTTAAACAGGCTGAATTCACTCCAGAAGAGCTTGATTCTCGGAAACGCTCACTGAATCTTGAGGTATGTTAGTCTTTCAAACCTagccttttgtttctttctcttcaATTTTCATAATCTCAGTCGCTTGAATAATTGGAGCTGCTGGATATAATCCTTGAGTGCCACTAAAAATGCTTTACTTACTCATGACAGGTTTATATTTCACTTTTAGTGTTGATTTATTATGCATTGACCAATGGATGTTTTAcccatcaaaaaaatttcaagaaagCCTTTCCTTGCATTAGTAAATGACATTAAAATCACAAACCTACTGCTTTTTCCTTAAAGAATTATTCTTGTACACGTGGGAAATTTCAAGCATATGGTTGAGCTCCACAACATGCTCTGTTGAGTACTTGAGTTCTAGGAGTAAAGACAAGTGCATTACAAAAGCAAATATCTATGGTTTTTGAAGCAGGATGATACAGATGCTGCAGCAATGTTGCCTATAGTTAAACGAAGGATGGGTTGCCAGCAGTATCCAGAACAATCCAAAGACGAACAAGCTATTTCAGAATCATCTCTGAATAAGATTGTTGGCACTGCAGAAGTGTACAACTTGGAGGTATCCAACTCTATAGTGTtggttcttttatttatttgttcagaATTTTTTGGAAATGAAGGTTAAGAAAtcgtgttttttttcctttttaatcattttgtaTCTCCTTTTTGAAACTATGTAGGAGATGGAACCCCCAAGTACACTCATGTGTGAACTAAGGCCCTACCAGAAACAAGCCCTCTATTGGATGTCGGAATCAGAGCAGGGGATTGATGTTGAAAGAGCAGCAAAAACTCTTCATCCATGCTGGGCAGCATATCGTATATGTGACGAGTATGTGGTTTTTCCGGTAGCTAAACAACTCTGGTATTAAAATAAAAGTGGAGAGACAATTTTCAGAAATTGAACCATGACCTTTAGGTTGTATCCCGGAAAAATTACCACTTTGCCACATTAACCTGTAAAAAAAAGTGAAggctaattttgtttttttatgagaaaacaaaaaaaaacaattgaataGGAAGTAGGTTTAAACTTGGTGGTCTTACTAGTTAGATTTGTTGTATAGTTAATGTCTTCACAAGTTTGCACTTTGACAAAAATTGTTCTTTAGCAGGAGGGCTTCTTCAATATATGTGAATATATTTTCAGGGGAAGCAACTACTCAATTTCCCACTGCCACACAAATGGCAAGAGGAGGGGTAATTTCCTGAGAATAATCTGTGTTTCAAGTTGTTGTCTATGTTACTGTAAATTATTCTATTGAATTTTTGTCTATTAACTAATGCATCATTTGTTTTGGGTAACAACGTATAAAATTAATATCATGTTACTGACATGGTAATTGCGTATGTAGATTTTAGCGGATGCTATGGGTCTTGGGAAGACTGTTATGACAATAGCTCTAATACTTGCAAGGCCAGGCAGAGGAAGCTCTCATAACCAAGAACTCGTCTTGAGAGCAGCAGATGATGCAGGAAACTCGAAAGGAAAAAATGGTGCTCGTGTGAACACTCCATCTAAAGCAAATGGTGGTACTCTTATTGTTTGTCCCATGGCTTTGTTAGGCCAATGGAAGGTGACTTTTCTGAtatatttttatgcattttgattCTCTAGTCCGCTTCTTTTCATGATGTTCTTGCATTAGAAAGAATCTTTGGCAAAAGCCTAATTTACTTACTGATTTTAAATTTGAAAGGAACAAGTGATTATtaattttccttcaacattGTTCATTTGATAATTTCAGGATGAGCTTGAAACCCATTCAGAGAGGGAAACTCTTTCCGTTTTTGTTCATTATGGTGGAGATAGAACCAATAACCCCATGGTGATATCAGGATATGATGTGGTTTTGACAACATATGGTGTCTTAACCGCCTCTTACAAAAATGTAAGGAAATTCttgctttctttcctttttcctgTTTTTAGTTTCCTCTTATCTTCACTtacaaaatttaatattaaagtGGAATTCTTGAAATGTAATGTAGGATGGAGAGTGCAGCATTTATCATATGGTTGATTGGTATAGGGTGGTGTTAGATGAAGCTCATACCATTAAATCCTGGAAGACTCAGGGTGCCCAGGCTGCCTTTACCTTGTCCTCTCACTGCCGGTGGTGTCTGACAGGAACCCCGCTTCAGGTTCAGATTGGTTCTTCTTTAATATGATGAGTTTGCAATAGCAGCATAATCGCTTTTACACATGGgaatttgaaatgaaatgaagTTCTTAACTTTAAAagcattttttttgttataattcATCAAGTTTAAGCCCTCAAATTGATTTGTACTCGTTACAGttttttgaaaatgaatatttttgcattctatttaatatttaacgATCATATTGgtcatccatttttttttctcttttgagctTATTTGTCGTCTGTTGCAACAGAATAATTTGGAAGACCTCTACAGCCTTCTATGCTTCTTGCATGTGGAACCTTGGTGCAACTGGGCATGGTATGATAAATcaatttgaatttcaattatttGAAATATCTTATCTTTTTTCTGTTTACTGAACAACGAAAAGATAAGGGTGACGATTTATACTTTAGCTTAGATAGtactttttaatttatttctgtAGCTCTTAGGTTGTTCATCACCACcactttgttgatataactTTGCTCTTGATAGGTGGAATAAATTGATTCAAAGGCCTTACGAAAATAATGATCCAAGAGGACTGAGGTTGGTTAAGGCTATTTTAAGGCCACTGATGTTAAGAAGAACTAAGGATACAGTGGATAAAGAAGGAAGGTGACTATAGGCTTCCTCCCTCTTTTATTTCATTCTGCTGCGAGCAtcgccttttctttttctgatggTGGTGTGTTTGGTTATAGGCCCATACTTGTCCTCCCTCCCATCGATATCAAGATCATTGAGTGTGAACAATCCGAAGCTGAACATGACTTTTATGATGCCTTGTTCAGAAGATCCAAAGTAAAGTGTCTTAACTGCTCATTTATCTATGTCTTTCACTCATAACTGAGAATGAACTTATGTAATACAGATAATTTAAAGCTTTTGTAATCTCTTGTGCTATGTGAAACAGGTCCAGTTTGATCAATTTGTTGCACAAGGGAAGGTTCTTCACAACTATGCCAATATCCTTGAGCTACTACTGCGTTTGAGGCAGTGTTGCAACCACCCATTTCTTGTTATGAGGTAGTTGACTGAGGTCCACATATAATGCTTTCCCATGTTAGCTAACCTTTTCCCACAACATTGTctcatttctttatttataatCAATTATGAACTCATGCAGTCGAGCGGATTCACAACAGTATGCAGACTTGAACAAACTCGCAAGAAGGTTTGTGGAAGTGAATTTTGAGTCATCTACTCCAAGGCAGGGAGCCCCAACCCAAGCATACATTGAGGAGGTTGTTGAGGATATCCGTAGGGGTGAAAACAAGGAGTGCCCAATATGCCTAGAGTATGCAGATGATCCTGTACTCACACCATGTGCTCATAGAATGTGCAGAGAATGTCTTCTCACCAGTTGGAGGACCCCAATAACCGGGCTATGCCCTATTTGCCGTACATTGTTAAAGAAAACCGAACTCATTACATGCCCAACAGAAAGCAAGTTTCGAGTAGATGTTGAGAGAAACTGGAAGGAGTCTTCAAAGGTTTCAAAGCTCTTGGAATGCTTGGAAAAAATTAAACGGTCAGGTTCTGGTGAAAAGAGTATTATTTTTAGTCAGTGGACATCATTTTTTGATCTCCTGGAAATTCCATTGCAGAGGAGAGGGATCGGATTCTTAAGATTTGATGGGAAACTGGTGCAGAAGCAGAGGGAAAGGGTTTTGAAGGAGTTCAGTGAAACCAATGAAAAAATGGTAAGCAGATAGTTAGTAGTTTATCTTTTATCCTTCTACTTTCTAGGTGCTCCAACATCAAACAATGTTAACCTTTTCAGATATTTTACCCTTCAGGTGTTGTTGATGTCTTTGAGAGCTGGTGGTGTGGGCTTGAACTTAACTGTAGCTTCAAATGTATTTTTGATGGTAAATTTCCACATCACTTAAACAATTTCCTTTTCTAGAACTTCACAAAAAGTTCTTCTATTGATGTTAAATCTCCTCCTACTATTCGAAACGTTAGGATCCCTGGTGGAATCCTGCTGTAGAGGAGCAAGCAATCATGCGAATCCATCGCATTGGACAAAAGCGAAGAGTACATGTTAGAAGATTCATTGTCAAGGTAAGGTTCATGGGATTGAATACATTATTTACGTTAAAATTGACAAGATAAATTACTGGTTAATATCTTGAGCAAGTAATAAAATGGAGCAAATATGCAGGACACAGTGGAGGAGAGAATGCAGCAGGTCCAGGCAAGGAAGCAACGCATGATTGCGGGCGCCTTGACTGATGAGGAGGTTCGATCAGCCAGGATTGAAGAGCTCAAAATGTTATTTAGATAAGTTGTCTTATTTCAACTTTCTGGTTTAGAAATTGGATGTATAGCCTTTATCATaatggtttgaactttgaaggaaT of Tripterygium wilfordii isolate XIE 37 chromosome 13, ASM1340144v1, whole genome shotgun sequence contains these proteins:
- the LOC120012075 gene encoding DNA repair protein RAD5B-like isoform X3 produces the protein MEVMVKEEETIQLITAVLGSVPESGVCGDILQSSNNSEAKHVIDDRGIPSITKTVTGTGVRISAFVNNEIEEPESLHGLKLEIAVKEEPDLGFESIVSVKEHVGLQSAEQLVPDTEDSMAVDEVPPLSIVTVKEEPGLDSESKVFETREVVMEPEQLVTKTEESYGPVEVLSISIVTVKEEPGLGSESKVSETTEVVMETEKQLATKTEESSRPEEVLPLSIVTVKEEHYLGSEMVSVKEEIDIESLKQILPLSVVEAMPEEECLKTENKQHEKPKETEPEMTKKQPDGSNKPLLPQKSIKDMTFEEYCMFIENRDKGQKVNAKGKGVPQLGLQRKSSTWNIRDCWLRDQSLEDGDFQLEDDWHLVGRTIVTGICTTKGWKLVDNEIVHFAFPSAHSHYNAQWIVRFSTKRFGEIGRLPMEWGKCLVPLVSSSKVKVLGRCIFAPSTLHMMQEIMLYVSFFIHQSIFTEGDTSTWRLDSPSKIDSTIHPLLTLFKFLKLKPCQKAEFTPEELDSRKRSLNLEDDTDAAAMLPIVKRRMGCQQYPEQSKDEQAISESSLNKIVGTAEVYNLEEMEPPSTLMCELRPYQKQALYWMSESEQGIDVERAAKTLHPCWAAYRICDDRRASSIYVNIFSGEATTQFPTATQMARGGILADAMGLGKTVMTIALILARPGRGSSHNQELVLRAADDAGNSKGKNGARVNTPSKANGGTLIVCPMALLGQWKDELETHSERETLSVFVHYGGDRTNNPMVISGYDVVLTTYGVLTASYKNDGECSIYHMVDWYRVVLDEAHTIKSWKTQGAQAAFTLSSHCRWCLTGTPLQNNLEDLYSLLCFLHVEPWCNWAWWNKLIQRPYENNDPRGLRLVKAILRPLMLRRTKDTVDKEGRPILVLPPIDIKIIECEQSEAEHDFYDALFRRSKVQFDQFVAQGKVLHNYANILELLLRLRQCCNHPFLVMSRADSQQYADLNKLARRFVEVNFESSTPRQGAPTQAYIEEVVEDIRRGENKECPICLEYADDPVLTPCAHRMCRECLLTSWRTPITGLCPICRTLLKKTELITCPTESKFRVDVERNWKESSKVSKLLECLEKIKRSGSGEKSIIFSQWTSFFDLLEIPLQRRGIGFLRFDGKLVQKQRERVLKEFSETNEKMVLLMSLRAGGVGLNLTVASNVFLMDPWWNPAVEEQAIMRIHRIGQKRRVHVRRFIVKDTVEERMQQVQARKQRMIAGALTDEEVRSARIEELKMLFR